One window of Medicago truncatula cultivar Jemalong A17 chromosome 2, MtrunA17r5.0-ANR, whole genome shotgun sequence genomic DNA carries:
- the LOC25487936 gene encoding LOW QUALITY PROTEIN: F-box/kelch-repeat protein At1g80440 (The sequence of the model RefSeq protein was modified relative to this genomic sequence to represent the inferred CDS: inserted 2 bases in 2 codons; substituted 3 bases at 3 genomic stop codons), translating to MELISGLPEDIARECLARVSYQXFPVVASVSKGWQTKIQTLEFRRVRRSARHAQKILVTVQSKFDSEKCKTGLLVKATTNPVYKPNVLETEMGIWSELPMGPELSEGLPLFCEIASVGYDLVVTSGWVPDSWKASNSVFIYSFLYAKWRREADMPXGPHTFFSCASDHEXMVYVVGGHDEENNVLKSAFAYDVANDVWVSLPDMVRERDECKAVFCAGNNGFGTIKVVGGYRMEMQGRFERSAEEFDVATWWWDPVEEEFLDDATCPRTCVDGCELDRRMYMCMGDDVVALDGDTWQXVANVPLDIRNVAYLGAWEESVLGLEIWNWESFAETWVLPVEHIVIARHSDNSLLLLIGSCGFRQPYMGFVLGLKSGVWSKLESPXNFIGHVQSG from the exons ATGGAGTTGATTTCAGGTTTACCAGAAGACATAGCACGAGAATGTTTGGCTCGAGTTTCATACCAATAGTTTCCGGTGGTTGCCTCCGTCAGCAAAGGGTGGCAAACAAAGATTCAGACACTAGAGTTTCGTCGTGTACGGAGGAGTGCAAGACATGCACAAAAAATACTTGTCACGGTTCAGTCCAAGTTTGATTCAGAAAAATGCAAAACCGGTTTATTGGTTAAAGCTACAACGAACCCGGTTTATAAGCCGAACGTATTGGAAACTGAAATGGGTATTTGGAGCGAGTTACCAATGGGACCCGAATTAAGCGAAGGATTACCCTTATTTTGTGAGATTGCAAGTGTGGGGTATGATCTAGTTGTTACAAGTGGGTGGGTCCCTGATTCTTGGAAAGCTTCAAATTCAGTGTTTATTTATAGCTTCCTATATGCTAAGTGGCGCCGCGAGGCCGATATGC GTGGGCCTCACACATTTTTCTCATGTGCATCAGATCATGAATGAATGGTCTATGTGGTAGGAGGACACGACGAGGAGAATAATGTGTTGAAATCAGCGTTTGCGTATGACGTGGCAAATGATGTGTGGGTCTCGCTTCCTGATATGGTGAGGGAGCGTGATGAGTGTAAAGCTGTGTTTTGTGCTGGAAACAATGGCTTTGGCACGATCAAAGTTGTTGGTGGGTATCGTATGGAGATGCAAGGGCGATTTGAACGTAGTGCGGAGGAGTTTGACGTAGCCACATGGTGGTGGGATCCGGTTGAAGAGGAGTTTTTGGATGATGCCACTTGTCCAAGGACTTGTGTGGATGGTTGTGAATTGGATAGAAGAATGTACATGTGTATGGGTGATGATGTGGTGGCATTGGATGGTGACACGTGGC TGGTGGCGAATGTACCTTTGGATATAAGGAATGTTGCTTATTTGGGAGCTTGGGAAG AATCAGTTTTGGGGTTAGAGATATGGAATTGGGAGAGTTTTGCTGAAACCTGGGTTCTGCCCGTAGAGCATATcgtcatcgctcgccatagcga caattctCTACTTTTGTTGATTGGGTCTTGTGGGTTTAGGCAACCTTATATGGGCTTTGTTTTGGGCCTAAAGAGTGGTGTTTGGAGTAAACTTGAAAGCCCATAAAACTTCATCGGGCACGTTCAATCTggttag
- the LOC11433560 gene encoding F-box/kelch-repeat protein At1g80440, with product MELISCLPEDIARECLVRVSYQEFPAVATVSKGWQTEIQTPEFRRVRRSTGHAQKILVTVQSKFDSEKSKTGLLAKATANPVYNLNVLETETGIWSELPMGPELCEGLPLFCQIAGVGYDLVVMGGWDPDSWKASNSVFIYSFLSAKWRRGADMPGGPRTFFSCASDHERMVYVAGGHDEEKNALKSAFAYDVVDDMWIPLPDMARERDECKVVFCAKDNGSGTIKVVGGYRTEMQGRFERSAEEFGVATWRWGPVEEEFLDDATCPRTCVDGCDLERKMYMCKGDDVVALDGETWQVVAKVPREIRNVACVGAWVDALLLIGSSGFGEPYMSFVLDLKSGVWSKLENPENFTGHVQSGCLLEI from the coding sequence ATGGAGTTGATTTCATGTTTACCAGAAGACATAGCACGAGAGTGTTTGGTTCGAGTTTCATATCAAGAATTTCCGGCAGTTGCCACCGTGAGCAAAGGGTGGCAAACGGAAATTCAGACGCCGGAGTTTCGCCGTGTACGGAGGAGTACAGGTCATGCTCAGAAAATCCTAGTCACGGTTCAGTCCAAATTTGATTCTGAAAAAAGCAAAACCGGTTTATTGGCTAAAGCTACAGCGAACCCGGTTTATAACTTGAATGTATTGGAAACTGAAACGGGTATATGGAGCGAGTTGCCAATGGGACCCGAATTATGTGAAGGGTTACCCTTGTTTTGTCAGATTGCGGGTGTCGGGTATGATCTAGTTGTTATGGGTGGGTGGGACCCTGATTCATGGAAAGCTTCAAATTCGgtgtttatttatagttttttatctGCTAAGTGGCGCCGCGGGGCCGATATGCCTGGTGGGCCCCGCACATTTTTCTCTTGTGCATCAGATCATGAAAGAATGGTCTATGTGGCGGGAGGACACGATGAGGAGAAGAATGCATTGAAGTCAGCATTTGCGTATGATGTGGTAGATGACATGTGGATCCCGCTTCCTGATATGGCGAGGGAGCGCGATGAGTGTAAGGTTGTGTTTTGTGCCAAAGACAATGGCTCTGGCACAATCAAAGTTGTTGGTGGATATCGTACGGAGATGCAAGGGCGATTTGAACGTAGTGCAGAGGAGTTTGGTGTAGCCACGTGGCGGTGGGGTCCAGTCGAGGAGGAGTTCTTAGATGATGCCACATGTCCAAGGACTTGTGTTGATGGTTGTGATTTGGAGAGAAAAATGTACATGTGTAAGGGTGATGATGTGGTGGCATTGGATGGTGAGACATGGCAGGTGGTGGCCAAGGTACCTAGAGAGATAAGAAATGTTGCTTGTGTGGGAGCTTGGGTAGATGCATTGTTATTGATTGGGTCTAGTGGGTTTGGAGAACCTTATATGAGCTTTGTGTTGGACCTAAAGAGTGGTGTTTGGAGTAAACTTGAAAACCCAGAAAATTTCACTGGCCACGTTCAATCTGGCTGCCTTTTGGAGATTTaa